The Xylanivirga thermophila nucleotide sequence TCCCAGGAGGAATTTCATTAACCCTCCAAGTCCAGTTAATATTATACATGTTGTCAAGGTTCAGGCCAACAGGTGCTGGCAAATTGGCTAAGATATGGAGCCAAAAATGTATTTGATATTTAGATTAAATTGGTTTTGTTTGATGTGATTAACTATTAAATTTGCAGGTTTGATAGTGCTTTCATTCACTGATTAATACAATACTAATTATACAAGGAGGGATATAATGTCAAAAGATTTAACAACCTCGAAAATTGATAGACAAAATATTTTAAATAACGATTTAGCAATAAATGAAATCCAAAAAAAATCTCATTTAAAAGGTATTAATTTTGAAAATAAAATAATATTTACAAAAAGTATGGTTGCATTATTTTATGAGGTTGACGAAAGAACTATTGAAAGATACATATCATCATTCTCTGAAGAATTAAAGCTAAATGGTTATGAGATTTTAAGAGGAAAAAGATTAAAAGAATTTATTTCTGCTTACATCAAACAATTTGGTAGCGACATAAATGTCGGTACCAAAATTACTGTGCTAGGTATTTTTGATTTTAAGGCATTTTTAAATATTGGAATGTTATTAGCTGAGAGTGAAAAGGCAAGAATTTTACGTCAAATGATGCTAGATATAGTTATTGATTTAATAAATAAAAAAACGGGTGGATCGACTAAGTATATTAATCAAAGGGATAAAGATTTTATTTCTGCTTATCTACAGGAGGAAAATTACCGGAGACAATTTACAGATGCTTTGAAATATTATGTGGAAGACAACCGCTTTAAATATGCTCATTTTACTGACCTCATATATGTTAGTATATTTAAAGAAAAAGCTAAGGAATATAAAAAAATACTTGATTTAAAAGCTAGTGATAAAGTGCGTGATACTTTCTATAGTGAAATTCTAGACATTATTGCAGCATATGAATGTGGATTAGCTGATGCTATTAAGGAAGAATATATTAAGCAAGGACGCAAATTATCTTGTAGAGAAGTTGAAAGTATACTAGAGAAATTTGAAAATATGGCTTTATGGAAACCTTTAATTCATCGTGGTCGAATTAAAATGGCGAGCCGAGATATGGCTCTTCGAGATGCATTTCATTATCAACTATCAGAATATATTCAACCACTAGATAAAGAGGAATATGAAAAGTTTTTAGGTGCAGCAGGTGAAGAGTTAGAGCGTTTGATGCAAGAGAATAAAGATGTCTTGAAACGCTTAAAGGAGCGTGAATAAATGGAAGGGATTATTTATTTAACGCTCGATCAGGCAGTATCAACACATAAAAAAACTGTTCAGTATAGTGGCGGTGGGGCTTTAGGTCATTTTGATTTGGGTAGGCTAGATAGTGTTCTACAAAATATTCAAAATGATGATTATTATCCTACATTTGTAGACAAATTAACACATTTATTCTTTTGCACTTGTGAGTTCCATTGCTTTGAGGATGGAAATAAGCGTTTAGCGATTACTCTTTGTGCCCACTTTTTATTGTTAAACGGATATATGGCAGTTGCTAAGCGTTTTTTCGAAGTTACGGAGAATGTCAGTTATCATGTAGCGGCTGGAAAGATTAATAAAGACCTTCTACATAGAATTATGGAGGCTATTATGGATAATACATATGATACGGATGAGGAATTAAAACTTGATATTTATAATGCTATTCGTTAGGAGGTGTACATATGAGTTGGGAGTATTCTGAAAACATATTGGTGCAAAATAGTGCAGGAAACCTGCTTCAAGATGAATTGGGGTGGGATGTTCAGTTTGCTTATAATAAGGAAGTCCTTGGTAAGAATGGTACCTTTGGGCGTAAAAGCTATAAAGAAATTGTTCTTATCCGTTACCTTCGGAAAGCTCTGTTTGATAATAACGACTGGCTAACAGAAGAATACTGTGATTCCGCAATAAAGACACTCCTTGCTTATACGTCCTCTAGTAGCTTAATGCAGATTAATCGCGAAAAATATGGAATGCTTCGAGATGGCATTCCTATAAAAGTTAGGAAAGCTGACGGAGAGCAGGAGGATAGGCTGATCCGGGTATTTAATTTCTCTGAGCCTGAAAAGAACCATTTTCTTGCTATAAAGGAGATGAAGATTCATGGTGATTTATATCGTCGCAGAACCGATATTGTTGGCTTTGTGAATGGCATTCCACTGCTTTTTATAGAGTTGAAAAAGCAAAATGTAGATGTACAGGATGCCTACACCTGCAATTACACTGACTATTTAGATACCATTCCCCAGCTATTTCATTTCAATGCCTTTGTTATGTTGTCCAATGGCTTGGAATCCAAAGTAGGTACTTTGGGTAGTAAATACGAATTTTTTAATGATTGGAAACGTCTACATGAAGATGATAGCGGCTCTGTGGAGCTGGCAACCATGCTGAGAGGTATTTGTAATAAGAAAAACTTTATGGATTTATTTGAAAACTTTATACTTTTTGATACTTCTGGTGGTACAACGGCAAAAATCATGGCAAGAAACCATCAGTTCCTTGGTGTTAACGAAGCTGTTGAATCTTATAAGAATCGAAAACTGAACAATGGTAAGCTGGGTGTTTTCTGGCATACTCAGGGTAGTGGAAAAAGTTATTCCATGGTATTTCTTGCACAGAAAATCCGTCGAAAATTTGCAGGCTCCCCAACCTTTGTTATTCTGACAGATCGAGAAGAGTTGAATAAGCAAATTAGTGATACCTTTGAAGCTTGCGGCTTACTTGGTACCACTAAAGCAAAACAGTTTATTGCTACTAGTGGTGAAGATTTAATTCAGAAATTAAAAGGAAATCCAAGCTTTATCTTTACATTGATACATAAGTTTAATAAACCAGATGAACCACCAATTATTCCCAACCATGACATCATTGTCTTATCAGATGAAGCCCATCGTACACAGAATGGTATATTTGCTGATAATATGTGTACATTGCTTCCTACAGCTTCCCGTATAGGATTTACAGGTACACCGCTGTTCGCTTATGACAATATTACCGAAAGAACATTTGGCGGCTATGTTTCCATTTATGATTTCAAGCGTGCTGTAGATGATGGAGCGACGGTTCCTCTTTATTATGAGAATAGAGCCGATCTACTGGAGATAGATAATCCTGAAATTAATGATGAACTACTAGATGCAATAGAACAGGCTGATCTGGATGTTAATCAGCAGGCTAAACTAGAACAGGAACTAGCTAAGGACATACATGTCCTTACCAGTGAAAAACGTTTGGATACCATTGCAAAGGATTTTGTAGAGCATTACTCTGAGTTGTGGACAACGGGCAAAGCCATGTTTGTTTGTATCAATAAAGTAACTGCAGTTCGAATGTTTAATTTAGCTCAGAAATATTGGGAGCTAAAAATAAAAGAAATTGAATCTTCGCTATCTGGAGCCACACAGCAGGAATACATGGAAATCAGCCGTAGGCTAGAGTGGATGAAAAACACAGAAATGGCGGTTATTATCAGTCAGGAACAAAATGAAGTAGCTACTTTTGAAAAATGGGGACTGGATATTAAACCCCATCGCAGCAAAATGGAAAAACGAGAAATGGACAAGGAATTTAAGGATCCTGATAATCCATTTCGAATCGTATTTGTTTGCGCTATGTGGTTGACAGGGTTTGATGTGAAATGCCTTTCTACAATCTATTTGGATAAGCCATTAAAGGCACATACCTTAATGCAAACCATAGCACGAGCGAATCGTGTTTATGAGGGAAAAAGCAATGGCCTAATTGTTGATTATGTTGGTATTGTTAAAGCGTTGAGGAAGGCTTTGGCTGATTATACAAAAACTAAAGGCGGTACTGATGGATCTGATCCTGCTCCTGATAAAGCAGAGTTGATTGCTCGTATCATTGCATTAACCAATGATATCATCGAATACATGAAACAGCATGGTTTTAATTTGTCAGCTCTTCTTCAGGCAGTTGACTTTGACAAGTTGGCCTTGGTTCAAGAGGGAGCCAATGCCATGTGCGTTTCAGAGGAAGTGAAGAAACGTTTTGAAGTTATGGCTAGGGAATTATTCAAACTGTTTAAGTATGTCGAAAAACAAGAAGTCACAGATCAGTACCGAGCTTATAAAAATGCTATCAGTGCAGTTTATGACCAGATGCAGGAAAAAAGGAAGCATTCGGATAATACAGATTTAATGATTCAGCTGCACAATATAGTTAGTGAATATATCAATGTTGTTAAGCTACCAGAGCATGTAAACGAAGATGGTAGTGGATACTTAGTTGAAAGTCGCCGCTTTGATATTAGCCATATTGATTTCGAACGATTGCAGCAGGAATTTGCACGTGTTAAGAACAAGAATCTTCTTATGAAAGATTTACAGGAGCTTATCAATGACAGGTTGGATAATATGATGAAGCGCAACCCATCACGTATTAACTATTATGAACGATATCAGAAAATTATTGAGGAATATAATGCTGAACAGGACAAAGCTGCCATAGAGAAAACATTTATTGACTTAACTAACTTCGTGAATGATCTGGATGATGAGGAAAAAAGATACGTGCGGGAAGGATTTAGCAATGACGAAGAATTGGCTATGTACGATTTGCTTTTTAAGGACTCGCTTACTCCGGCAGAGATTAAAAAGGTTAAGAAGCTTGCCAAGGTATTGTTGGAACGAATCAAGGATAAAATCAGTGAATTGGATCATTGGACAGAAAAGGAAGAGACTAAGGCAGCAGTCGAGATACTTATCAGAGATACCCTATGGAGTGAACTACCTGCTAGTTACGATGATAGATTATTAAATGAATATCGCCGAAAGATTTATGAGTTTGTATATACTACTTATCCGGCGGCGTAGAAACATTAACGACGAGCGTTATAGGTGTATAAAGGAAAGCTGGTGAAGATATTGAAGATGTATGTTGGGATCACGGACTATGACTGGTTTAAAACTTTAAAGAAGGCAGATTGTGACGAAGTGAACTTTTGGAAACCTGGAGGAAAAACAAATTTCAAAGCTCTTGACGAAGGTGATTTGTTTTTATTTAAATTACATAGTCCACAAGATTATATTGTAGGCGGTGGATTTTTTCTGAAGTTCTCAATATTACCATCTTCATTAGCATGGGAAGCTTTTGGATTAGCTAATGGAGCTAGGAGTCTATTCGAGTTACATGACAGGATATATAAATATAGAAAGACAAATCGTATATCTGATCCGGATCCTCAGATTGGCTGTATTATATTATCGATGCCTTTTTATTTAGAAGAAGATGACTGGATCACTGTTCCGGACAATTGGAGCAAAAACATCGTACAAGGTAAGACGTACGATACTTCTGAACATTATGGTAAGCTGTTATATCAACAAATACAGGAAGTGTTATATAGCCAGAGATTCAATAAAAATCTACTGAGAGAAGACTCCGTAAATAGCCGATATGGTAAAGAACAGAAGATAAAACCAAGAATAGGGCAGGGTGCTTTCAAGATCCTTATTACTGATGCTTACCATAGAAGATGTGCAATAACTGGTGAAAAAACATTACCCGTATTAGAGGCAGCCCATATTAAACCATTTAGTCTTGATGGACCTCATGAAATTAATAATGGTCTACTACTTAGAAGAGATTTTCATACCTTGTTTGATCGGGGGTACATAACAATTGATAAAGAATTCAATGTTGAGGTAAGCCGCCGCATCAAGGAAGACTTTGGAAATGGTAAAGAGTACTATGCACACCATGGAAGTAAGTTGATAATTTTGCCGGGGAAAAAAGAACAACTTCCAGGTCCACACTATTTAGAATGGCATAATGAGAATATATATTTGGGATAAGTCATAGAACAAAGAAGGTATAAGCATTATTCATTTATTGAAAAGGGGGATGGTGTAAAATGGCTCAGATTAATGCCAACAAATTGATCGACTTTATTAAGCTGTACTTTCCAGAGGATGCGACTGAAATCTCTGATGCATTGGATTTACTAAGCCTTGCATTGGATGGACTGCTGAGTAGCACAAATACGACTATAGCAGAATTCCATAAGAATAAAGATTTTGACAAAGGAATGGAATTGTGGGAGTTTTCTAAATCGGTGGCAGAGATCCAAGAAGAAATTAATGAATATTCAACTTTGATAAGCATAGATGCTGAAATTGATGAAGAAGAGCCTGAAGAAGAACCAGATGAAATAGAAGAACAGAGAACCATACCAAATTATTCGGATTATGCAGTTGATTCTTCTATACCTCATACCCTTTATGAAGATTTCACCCATAAGAAGGCTGTTGCATTTTTATTTAATAATAATCGACATCCAGCAAAAGACTGGAAAGATGTGTTGCTGCAAACATGTGATTTGCTAGCAGAGATAGATGCTGCTAAGTTTTCAGAGTTTATTAATGACCCTGGCATGAGAGGAAGAAAGATTTCTTATTTCAGCAAAAAGCATGTTGATAGAAAAAATGCCAAAATGAAAAACATTGATATTTATGTCTGGACTAATTTGAGTGCAAACAGCATAAGAAATCTTATAAGGAAGCTGCTCAAGAAGTTTAATATAAAATTGACTAATTATTATGTTTATCTAAGAGCAGATTATACTCCATTACATAAAAATGAGAAGGTGAAAGATGAATTTGATACTATGCAATATGATTACAATAATGAGGACAAAATTGGGAAATTAGTCCGACAAACACTGAGGCAACTTTCAAATAGGCAATACCGATTTACTGATAAAGAATTAAACTCAATGTTGTCAAAGCAATGGTCAAAAGAAGTACTGAACATAGATTATCCACTTCTTAGAAAAGTTGAAGATGATAAAGATATTTCTGTTCAAATTAAGGATGGAATGTATGGCCGCTATTGGAAAGAGATTTTTGAATTTAACGGAATGAAGTTTTTGGCTACGAGCCAGTGGTATGAGCGACATAGAGAGCCTTTTACACGTTGGATAACAAATTTGCAGGATTAAAATCAGTATTATGACCTAATGTAAAAAACACCCTAATGGGTGTTTTTTAGTTGTATGCAAATAATGTTTATAAATTATGTCAAGGAGGTGATGCCTATGCTTGCGTTGGTATATGTATTCTAGCTTTAATAATAAAAATTAAGGAGGAAAACACATGATCGGTATCGAGCAATATCAAAAAATCCAGGAATACAAAGAACTTGGACTTGCCCAGACCAAGACTGCTAAAGCGCTGAGGATCACCTATACTTCTGTCAGTAAATACTGGAATATGAGCAAAGAGGATTATGCCAGGGAAGCTGAGCAGGAAAAGTATCATATGGATAATTATCGATAGTACATATTAGAGCAATTGAAAATATGCCCACAAATCCGAGATACCAATATTTATCTTAAATTAATTGAAGCCTTTCCTGATTTACAAGTTAAACGAGCTACTTTCTATCGCTATATGAAAGCTTTAAGGGAACAGCATGGGTATCAGCATACCAGTAAGCGGAAAATCTCGCCACGTGAAGTCTCGCCACCAGGATATGAAACTCAGGCTGATTTTGGTGAGTACAAACTTAAAGATATGTATGGACGAATTGTGAGGGTATATTCCTTTTGCATGGTTCTGAGTTATAGCAGAATGAAATTTGTTTACTTTTCACCGGATCCCTTCACGACCGAAACAGCCATAAAAGCTCATAACTATGCATTTCAATATTTTGGAGGAAGACCACAGACAATTCTATATGATCTTGATCGGGTCTATGTGGTTAGCGAAAATCTAGGTAATATTATATTTGTACCGGCTTTTGAAAAATATGTAAAGCGTATCGGCTACAGTGTTTCATTATGCAGGCCAAGAGATCCTCAGAGTAAAGGTAAGGTAGAAGAGGTAATTGGATATGTTAAGCAAAGTTTTCTGGAGGGGAGGGTATATGCCGGAATTGACAGTCTTAACAGTGCAGCTCTTGCATGGTTGGATAGAGAAGGCAACGGGAGAGTTCATACTGTGACTAAAAAAGTGCCGCGAGAAATGTTCATAGAAGAACAAAAACAGCTTTTTCATGTTAAACCATATTCAGAGGTATCAAGTACTGTAGCATCCTTTGATTCCAATGGAGTGGTCAGCTATAAAAGGAATCGTTATCAGATTGATGTCGGTGTGATGGATGCACATCAACGCATACGTATAGAGGATGATGGTGAAACACTTCTATTTTATGATACTGATACTAATGAATTATTAGCTAAGTATCCAGTAACAGAAGATACTGGGCAGATATTCAAACCTGAAGGAAATAATAACAGAAACAGGGTTTCTCATGATCTTATAAAACAATATTTTGCAGACCATGAAATAGCTCAGGAATTTATACGGCGGATGGAACAGGAACAACCAAAATATTTTAATAGCCATTGCATTCGCTTAAATCGCATGACGAAGTTTTATTCGATGGGGCAAATGCTTGATGGGATAAGATACTGCATTGAGACTGAACGCTGTAATGCCTATGAACTTTTGGCCTACATGATGTATAAGCATGGTGAGCAGATAGCGAAGAAGTTCTTACCAAATCAACAGTATTTCAACCATCTGACACGTAGCAAGGAGATAAGGAGGGAAATCGATGGCTGATATAACTGAAATCCGCGAGTTGGCTAAGAAGCTAAATCTATGGAATATTGCCAAGGGATATATTGATTTGAATGATGAGAAACTGTCCAACCTAGATTATCTTCAGATGATATTACAAAAAGAACTAGAGATACGAGCCAGACAAAAACAGATCAAGCTAAGAAGGGCAAGCAAACTTCCCAACAAGGTATTTGAACTATCGAATTTAAACAAAGGTTTGGAATGGCAGATAAAACAATTATCCCATCTAACGTGGCTCAATGAAGAACAAAACGTTATTCTGCTTGGTAAATGCGGGACAGGCAAAACTAGTCTTGCAGTTCATCTTGGAGAAACAGCGATCGACAATGGACATAAAACTTACTATGCATCCATTGACACTTTTGTATCTATTGTAGAGAACAAAGATATAAACCCAAAAGCAGGAGCAGCCTTCTCCTATATGCGGGAGTGCAACCTGATTATTATTGATGATGTATTTTATCTAGAACCAACCAGGTCAGAGCTGCAGGCTTTTTATCGAGCAGTTACTTTTCTTAATGAAACAAGAAGTATCATTTTTATTACCAATCGTGAAATATCTGCATGGTTAGGTGCAGTGGAAGACAAACATCTTTGTCAGACTCTGTTAGATAGAATAACAGCTAATTGTCAGATCATTCGTTTGACTGACAGATAAATTAAAATACTCACCTCTTTTCTAGAAAAGGGTTAATACTCAAATTTGAAAACTATGCCGATTAACGGCTTTATATAGATGCAAAAAATCTCACAAAAACTAAAGAATTGCTTAATTTTTGAGATTTTCTGCAGTTTCTGGGGTAGGGGGGCTAAATCTCTACAACTTTTTGCCCCGGAAACGGGCGTGGGGTAACGCGTGAAAATTCGCGGTTTCAAACAGGGTAATAGACCCATCAACGAAAAGAGGTGAGTGAATGGCCAAAGATGGAACAAATCGTGGCGGTGCCCGTATAGGCTCTGGTCAAAAAAAGAAACCACTTGCTGATAAAATTGCACAGGGTAATCCAGGTAAGAGAAAGCTAGAAATCATTGACTTCCAAAATACCGCTGATTTAAAGGGGCAGGAAATGCCAAAGCCAAGGGCCATGCTCTCAGCGGTGCAAAAGGACGGGAAAACCCTAGTAGCCAGCGAAATTTATGAAATTACTTGGAAATGGCTTGAGGAGCGAGGCTGTGCCCATTTGGTGCTTCCACAGCTTCTAGAACGATATGCCATGAGTGCGGCCAGATGGATACAGTGTGAGGAGGCGGTAACTGAGTTTGGCTTTCTTGCCAAGCATCCAACTACCGGCAATGCTATTCAAAGTCCTTATGTAGCTATGAGTCAGAACTTTATGAGTCAGACAAACAGATTGTGGATGGAGATTTATCAAATCGTTAAAGAGAATTGTGCTACAGAGTATTCTGGTTTAAACCCACAGGACGATGTGATGGAGCGACTGCTATCTGCCCGCAGAGGAAAATAAAGATGAGGAGATATATAATGAGTAAAAGATATTTAACAGCTGAAAGTGTATGTGCTGGACATCCTGATAAACTATGCGACATCATAGCAGATAGCATTTTAGAAGCATGTTTACGTAAAGACAAAGCATCACGTGTTGCTTGTGAGGTAATGGCAACCAAAGGGAAAATTATCGTGGCGGGCGAAATCTCCTGCAGCGAGAAAATAGACATCCGATACATTGTTAGGAATGTCCTTAAAGAGATTGGATACAACCCTCTTAAATTCTTGATTTATGTATTTGTACACAAACAAAGTGTAGATATTGCAACTGGCGTGGATACTGCACTGGAAGTAAGAAATGGGATAAACGAACAGTATGGTTCGATAGGTGCTGGAGACCAAGGAACTGTGTATGGCTATGCTACAAAGGAAACAGGAGAAATGCTTCCCCTACCCCTTGTACTATCTCACAGGATTGTAAAGAGACTGGATGATTGCCGAAAAGGGAAACTGATAAAAGGTATCCACCCAGATGGTAAAGCGCAGGTGACGGTGGAATATGAAGGAGACACTCCAGTGCGAATAAAGACTATTGTGATATCGGTACAGCATGATAAGAATAAAACACAGGAAGAACTAAAGACAGATATCCTTAACAATGTCCTATGGCAGTGCTTTGAGGACTTCCCATTTGATGATGAAACAGAAATTCTCATTAACCCCTCTGGTAGATTTGTCGAAGGTGGTCCCGCTGCCGATACAGGCTTAACTGGTAGAAAAATTATGGTTGATACCTATGGAGGACTTGCATCCCATGGAGGTGGCGCACTTAGTGGTAAAGACCCCACCAAAGTTGACCGAAGCGGTGCCTATATGGCTCGGTACATTGCAAAGCATATCGTCTGGTGTGGATATGCAAAGAGATGTGAAGTTAGTATATCCTATGCCATTGGTAAGGCAAATCCTGTAGCCTTTTATGTAAATACCCTTGGCACAGGTATTGTTTCTGACGAAATATTAACTCTTGCTGCACAGGAAGTTTTCAATTTAAGACCTGCAGCCATTATTGAAAATCTACGTCTTAGAAATGTGATTTACTCTGACACCGCGGCTTATGGTCACTTTAATAGTTGTCTATTCCCGTGGGAGGATGTAAATAAGTACAGTGAATTTAGAAAGGCGGTGGAAAAGTATGTTGATAGAGAAGATAAAAACTAAACAACTCATCCCCGCTGAATATAACCCAAGGAAGGATTTAAAACCGGGTGATCCGGAATATGAGAAACTTAAACGCTCCCTTGAGGAGTTTGGATATGTAGAACCCGTAATATGGAATAAGACCACAGGCAGAGTCATCGGAGGCCATCAACGTTTGAAAATCCTGCTGAGTATGGGCATGGATGAGATAGAATGCGTAGTTGTTGAAATGGATGAGCAAAAGGAGAAGGCGCTGAACATTGCACTAAATAAAATAAGTGGTGATTGGGATAAAGACAAATTAGCACTTCTCATCACGGACTTAAATGCTTCAGACTTTGATGTGTCTTTGACAGGTTTTGACCCGGGAGAGTTGGAGGATCTTTTTAAGGATTCCCTTAAGGATAACATAAAAGAAGATGATTTCGATGTAGACAGCGAGCTGAAAAAGCCCGCTGTTTCGCATTTAGGGGATATTTGGCTACTTGGGCAGCATCGATTAGTCTGCGGAGACAGTACAAAGAAAGACACCTTTAATGTCTTGATGGATGGGAAAACTGCTAATTTGGTAGTTACGGACCCTCCATATAATGTTAACTATGAAGGGACTGCTGGAAAAATCAAAAATGACAATATGGCTAACGAAGCGTTCTACGATTTCCTGCTTGCAGCATTTCAGAACACCGAAGCAGTAATGGCGAAGGACGCTTCTATTTATGTATTCCATGCGGATACCGAAGGACTCAATTTTAGAAGAGCATTCTCTGATGCGGGGTTTTATCTTTCCGGTACTTGTATATGGAAAAAGCAGTCCCTTGTTCTCGGTCGCTCCCCTTATCAGTGGCAGCATGAACCTATTCTCTTTGGGTGGAAAAAGAAAGGTAAGCATAACTGGTATTCCGATAGAAAGCAGACCACCATCTGGGAGTTTGAGAAACCGAAGAAAAACAGTGATCATCCTACGATGAAGCCAGTTGCACTTGTGGCCTACCCTATTTTGAATTCAAGCCTTTCTAATTGTATCGTGCTTGATCCTTTTGGTGGTTCAGGAAGCACACTGATTGCCTGTGAGCAGACAGATAGAATCTGCTACACCATTGAACTGGATGAAAAGTACTGTGATGTTATTGTGAAAAGGTATATTGAGCAAGTTGGAAACTCAGACGGTGTGTTTCTTTTAAGAGATGGTTCGAAAATAAGATATTGTGACCTGCCAGACGTTGCTACCGCCGATTAATGGAACAGTATTTTCTACAGAAAGATGCTCTAAATGACTTGATATTAACAGCCTTTAGAGTGATATATGTATGTACCGAAAATAGAAAGGCGGTATGAAAAATGCAGATAAACTATAATGTCACAGGAGCAAAAAGAAAAGAGTTAGTCAACGCAATAAGCCAAAAACTGAATGCTCCTGCAAGATATCTTGGAGCACCTACATTTGCATATGAGGTGGCAGACTACAACATTGACAAAAACGGGGTAGTCAGAGGACCAGATAATTCTGAACTGGTTAATGATCTATTAGGCCTTCATAACTTTAAGGCGGTTACAGCAGAATATGACACACCACTTCCAGAAGCAGAGCCTGTTCCTGAAAATATTCAAGTTCCCAATGAAGCGGCTCTTGGGGGTAGGGAAAGTCCAAATAGTGATTACGAAGAACCTCCCGTATACAGCAAATCAAATGAAACCGAAGAAGCTATTAGTTTGATTATTCAAATGCCGAAGGAGGGTTTTAGCGAAACCGCACTTGACAACCTAAAAGGATTGGTAGAAAGCAAAGAAACCCTTATAAAGAAAGCACTTGATACTGACTCTATTCCCATTATCGTAAATGAGGACTATGTAACCTTCCCTTGGTTCCAAAGTGAGTGTTCCGCAGAGGAGGTTAAGGCTTATACCCACTTTGTAACAGCACTTTGTAAAATGGCAAAGAAGCAGACCCGCGTCAACTCGACCGAGAAATTAGTGGAGAATGAAAAGTACGCTTTCCGTTGTTTCCTTCTAAGACTTGGCTTTATCGGGCCAGAATACAAAACGGAACGAAAAATTCTCCTCTCCAAACTGTCGGGTAGCTCTGCCTTCAAAAGCGGAAGTGCCAAGCATGAGGAGGTGAGTGAATAATGAAAATCATTCACCCAGAAATGCTAAAGCAACTTAGAAGTTATTACACTCCAGGAACTCGTGTAATGCTACTTAAGATGAATGACCCTTATACCAAGCTTCAGCCTGGAGATAAAGGTACGGTTACTAGTGTTGATGATATGGGAACCATCCACGTCAGTTGGGATTCAGGCAGCTCCCTTGGAGTGGTCTTTGGAGAGGATTTATGCAAGAAAATTGAAGAGTAAACAAACACATTTTAAGCCCAATATGGCAGTAAATATGTAGATTTATATTGCAGAATTGTCTTGCTATATAAGCCTTTTAGAGTGATATATGTACATGCCGAAAGGACAAACACACTTTAAAAGGAGCGAGACACGATGTTAAGTGCAAAATTCGGGATTGAGATTGAATTTACCGGGATTACAAGGGAAAGGGCGGCTAGAGTCGCTGCAGAGTTTTTGCAAGGCATT carries:
- a CDS encoding DDE-type integrase/transposase/recombinase, with the protein product MKALREQHGYQHTSKRKISPREVSPPGYETQADFGEYKLKDMYGRIVRVYSFCMVLSYSRMKFVYFSPDPFTTETAIKAHNYAFQYFGGRPQTILYDLDRVYVVSENLGNIIFVPAFEKYVKRIGYSVSLCRPRDPQSKGKVEEVIGYVKQSFLEGRVYAGIDSLNSAALAWLDREGNGRVHTVTKKVPREMFIEEQKQLFHVKPYSEVSSTVASFDSNGVVSYKRNRYQIDVGVMDAHQRIRIEDDGETLLFYDTDTNELLAKYPVTEDTGQIFKPEGNNNRNRVSHDLIKQYFADHEIAQEFIRRMEQEQPKYFNSHCIRLNRMTKFYSMGQMLDGIRYCIETERCNAYELLAYMMYKHGEQIAKKFLPNQQYFNHLTRSKEIRREIDG
- a CDS encoding ATP-binding protein, which produces MADITEIRELAKKLNLWNIAKGYIDLNDEKLSNLDYLQMILQKELEIRARQKQIKLRRASKLPNKVFELSNLNKGLEWQIKQLSHLTWLNEEQNVILLGKCGTGKTSLAVHLGETAIDNGHKTYYASIDTFVSIVENKDINPKAGAAFSYMRECNLIIIDDVFYLEPTRSELQAFYRAVTFLNETRSIIFITNREISAWLGAVEDKHLCQTLLDRITANCQIIRLTDR
- a CDS encoding P27 family phage terminase small subunit, producing MAKDGTNRGGARIGSGQKKKPLADKIAQGNPGKRKLEIIDFQNTADLKGQEMPKPRAMLSAVQKDGKTLVASEIYEITWKWLEERGCAHLVLPQLLERYAMSAARWIQCEEAVTEFGFLAKHPTTGNAIQSPYVAMSQNFMSQTNRLWMEIYQIVKENCATEYSGLNPQDDVMERLLSARRGK
- the metK gene encoding methionine adenosyltransferase, with product MSKRYLTAESVCAGHPDKLCDIIADSILEACLRKDKASRVACEVMATKGKIIVAGEISCSEKIDIRYIVRNVLKEIGYNPLKFLIYVFVHKQSVDIATGVDTALEVRNGINEQYGSIGAGDQGTVYGYATKETGEMLPLPLVLSHRIVKRLDDCRKGKLIKGIHPDGKAQVTVEYEGDTPVRIKTIVISVQHDKNKTQEELKTDILNNVLWQCFEDFPFDDETEILINPSGRFVEGGPAADTGLTGRKIMVDTYGGLASHGGGALSGKDPTKVDRSGAYMARYIAKHIVWCGYAKRCEVSISYAIGKANPVAFYVNTLGTGIVSDEILTLAAQEVFNLRPAAIIENLRLRNVIYSDTAAYGHFNSCLFPWEDVNKYSEFRKAVEKYVDREDKN
- a CDS encoding site-specific DNA-methyltransferase encodes the protein MLIEKIKTKQLIPAEYNPRKDLKPGDPEYEKLKRSLEEFGYVEPVIWNKTTGRVIGGHQRLKILLSMGMDEIECVVVEMDEQKEKALNIALNKISGDWDKDKLALLITDLNASDFDVSLTGFDPGELEDLFKDSLKDNIKEDDFDVDSELKKPAVSHLGDIWLLGQHRLVCGDSTKKDTFNVLMDGKTANLVVTDPPYNVNYEGTAGKIKNDNMANEAFYDFLLAAFQNTEAVMAKDASIYVFHADTEGLNFRRAFSDAGFYLSGTCIWKKQSLVLGRSPYQWQHEPILFGWKKKGKHNWYSDRKQTTIWEFEKPKKNSDHPTMKPVALVAYPILNSSLSNCIVLDPFGGSGSTLIACEQTDRICYTIELDEKYCDVIVKRYIEQVGNSDGVFLLRDGSKIRYCDLPDVATAD
- a CDS encoding virulence protein, whose product is MQINYNVTGAKRKELVNAISQKLNAPARYLGAPTFAYEVADYNIDKNGVVRGPDNSELVNDLLGLHNFKAVTAEYDTPLPEAEPVPENIQVPNEAALGGRESPNSDYEEPPVYSKSNETEEAISLIIQMPKEGFSETALDNLKGLVESKETLIKKALDTDSIPIIVNEDYVTFPWFQSECSAEEVKAYTHFVTALCKMAKKQTRVNSTEKLVENEKYAFRCFLLRLGFIGPEYKTERKILLSKLSGSSAFKSGSAKHEEVSE